One Streptomyces sp. NBC_01237 genomic region harbors:
- the cobO gene encoding cob(I)yrinic acid a,c-diamide adenosyltransferase, producing the protein MPQGQPTSVPDDGLTTRQRRNRPLLFVHTGIGKGKSTAAFGLALRAWNQGWPIGVFQFVKSAKWKVGEENALKVLGASGEGGTVAWHKMGEGWSWVQRDNQLDNEEKAREGWEQVKRDLAAETYKLYVLDEFAYPMHWGWIDTDEVVEVMRNRPGTQHVVITGRNAPDKLIEAADLVTDMSKVKHPMDAGQKGQRGIEW; encoded by the coding sequence ATGCCACAGGGACAGCCGACATCGGTACCGGACGACGGGCTCACCACCCGTCAGCGGCGCAACCGTCCGCTGCTGTTCGTCCACACGGGCATCGGCAAGGGGAAGTCGACGGCTGCCTTCGGACTCGCGCTGCGGGCCTGGAACCAGGGCTGGCCGATCGGGGTGTTCCAGTTCGTGAAGTCGGCGAAGTGGAAGGTCGGCGAGGAGAACGCGCTGAAGGTCCTCGGGGCCAGCGGCGAGGGCGGCACCGTCGCCTGGCACAAGATGGGCGAGGGCTGGTCGTGGGTACAGCGCGACAACCAGCTGGACAACGAGGAGAAGGCCCGTGAGGGCTGGGAGCAGGTCAAGCGCGACCTGGCGGCCGAGACGTACAAGCTGTACGTCCTGGACGAGTTCGCCTACCCCATGCACTGGGGCTGGATCGACACCGACGAGGTCGTCGAGGTGATGCGGAACCGTCCCGGCACCCAGCATGTGGTGATCACCGGGCGCAACGCTCCGGACAAGCTGATCGAGGCCGCCGATCTGGTGACCGACATGTCGAAGGTCAAGCACCCGATGGACGCCGGTCAGAAGGGCCAGAGGGGCATCGAGTGGTGA
- a CDS encoding cobyrinate a,c-diamide synthase, translating to MVTVPRLVIAAPASGSGKTTLATGLMAAFAARGLAVSPHKVGPDYIDPGYHALATGRPGRNLDAYMCGTGLIAPLFAHGAGGCDLAVVEGVMGLYDGASGQGELASTAQVAKLLRAPVVLVVDASSQSRSVAALVHGFASWDPQVRIGGVILNKVASDRHEALLRDALDESGLPVLGVLRRAAQLATPSRHLGLVPVAERQTDAVDAVRAMGERVRAGCDLDALMALARSAPPLPDEVWEPERHPAAGTGAGPVVAVAGGAAFTFAYAEHSELLAAAGAEVAVFDPLRDEKLPVGTAGLVIGGGFPEMYAPELSANEPLRRAVTELALSGAPVAAECAGLLYLARELDGRPMCGVLDAEARMSERLTLGYREAVAVSDSSLAVAGTRMRGHEFHRTVLEPGAGSTPAWGMHQPERRVEGFVQGGVHASYLHTHWASSPGVARRFVEQCGGAGRVWGRPGAD from the coding sequence GTGGTGACTGTTCCCCGTCTGGTCATCGCCGCTCCGGCGTCCGGCAGCGGCAAGACCACCCTCGCCACGGGGCTGATGGCCGCGTTCGCCGCGCGTGGGCTCGCGGTCTCCCCGCACAAGGTGGGCCCGGACTACATCGATCCGGGCTACCACGCGCTGGCGACCGGCAGGCCCGGCCGCAACCTCGACGCGTACATGTGCGGGACCGGTCTGATCGCCCCCCTGTTCGCGCACGGGGCGGGCGGCTGCGACCTCGCCGTGGTCGAGGGCGTCATGGGGCTGTACGACGGTGCCTCGGGACAGGGCGAGCTGGCCTCCACCGCCCAGGTCGCCAAGCTCCTGCGGGCGCCCGTCGTCCTGGTCGTCGACGCCTCCTCGCAGTCCCGTTCCGTCGCGGCCCTGGTGCACGGGTTCGCGTCCTGGGATCCCCAGGTACGGATAGGCGGCGTGATCCTGAACAAGGTGGCCTCCGACCGCCACGAGGCGCTGCTGCGCGACGCGCTGGACGAGTCGGGGCTGCCGGTGCTCGGGGTGCTGCGGCGGGCCGCGCAACTGGCGACGCCCTCGCGCCACCTGGGCCTGGTGCCGGTGGCCGAGCGGCAGACGGATGCCGTCGACGCCGTACGGGCGATGGGGGAACGGGTGCGCGCGGGATGCGATCTCGACGCGCTGATGGCCCTGGCCAGGTCGGCTCCCCCGCTGCCGGACGAGGTGTGGGAGCCGGAGCGTCACCCGGCGGCCGGGACCGGAGCAGGGCCCGTGGTGGCCGTGGCGGGCGGGGCGGCGTTCACCTTCGCGTACGCGGAGCACTCCGAGCTGCTGGCGGCGGCGGGCGCGGAGGTCGCGGTCTTCGACCCGCTGCGCGACGAGAAGCTCCCGGTGGGTACGGCGGGCCTGGTGATCGGCGGCGGGTTCCCGGAGATGTACGCCCCCGAGCTGTCGGCCAACGAGCCGTTGCGCAGGGCGGTGACCGAACTGGCGCTGAGCGGTGCTCCGGTGGCGGCGGAGTGCGCGGGGCTGCTGTATCTGGCGCGCGAGCTGGACGGGCGGCCGATGTGCGGGGTGCTGGACGCCGAGGCCCGGATGTCGGAGCGGCTGACGCTCGGCTACCGGGAGGCGGTGGCGGTTTCCGACAGTTCGCTGGCGGTGGCCGGGACCCGGATGCGCGGCCATGAGTTCCACCGGACGGTACTGGAACCGGGTGCCGGGTCCACGCCCGCGTGGGGCATGCACCAGCCGGAGCGGCGCGTGGAGGGCTTCGTCCAGGGGGGCGTGCACGCGAGCTATCTGCATACGCACTGGGCGTCCTCGCCCGGGGTGGCGCGGCGCTTCGTCGAGCAGTGCGGCGGGGCCGGCCGGGTGTGGGGCCGGCCGGGCGCGGACTAG
- a CDS encoding ZIP family metal transporter codes for MAVFVALGAFLMTLAGGWVAQRVTDRRHLVLGFAGGLMLGVVGLDLLPEAVEAAGEPVFGVPAALLLFVGGFLVAHLVERLLAVRQAAHGAGEERVPQVGLTAAAAMVGHSLMDGVALGAAFQIGGGMGAAVALAVITHDFADGFNTYTITSLYGNARRKALFMLFADALAPIVGAATTLLFTLPEELLGCYLGFFGGALLYLAAAEILPEAHHDHPARSTLLCTVGGVGFIWLVVGIAD; via the coding sequence ATGGCGGTGTTCGTCGCGCTCGGCGCGTTCCTGATGACCCTGGCCGGCGGCTGGGTCGCTCAACGCGTCACCGACCGCCGTCACCTGGTGCTCGGCTTCGCGGGCGGGCTGATGCTCGGCGTGGTCGGCCTCGATCTGCTGCCGGAGGCGGTCGAGGCGGCGGGCGAGCCGGTTTTCGGTGTGCCCGCCGCCCTGCTGCTGTTCGTGGGCGGCTTCCTGGTGGCCCATCTGGTGGAGCGGCTGCTCGCCGTACGCCAGGCGGCACACGGGGCGGGGGAGGAGCGCGTGCCGCAGGTGGGCCTGACGGCGGCGGCCGCGATGGTGGGCCACAGCCTGATGGACGGAGTGGCGCTCGGCGCCGCGTTCCAGATCGGCGGAGGCATGGGCGCCGCCGTCGCACTGGCCGTGATCACTCATGACTTCGCCGACGGTTTCAACACGTACACCATCACCAGTCTCTACGGGAACGCCCGCCGCAAGGCGCTCTTCATGCTGTTCGCGGACGCCCTGGCACCGATCGTCGGCGCGGCTACGACACTGCTGTTCACCCTTCCGGAGGAACTGCTCGGCTGCTATCTCGGCTTCTTCGGCGGCGCGCTGCTCTACCTGGCCGCCGCAGAGATTCTGCCCGAGGCACACCACGACCATCCCGCCCGCTCCACATTGCTGTGCACGGTCGGGGGCGTGGGCTTCATCTGGCTGGTGGTGGGCATCGCGGACTAG
- the cobC gene encoding Rv2231c family pyridoxal phosphate-dependent protein CobC produces MTGAAAAPLPVPVTGTLVVGVGARRGAPLDEVLGLIEETLRAAGLRIADVVELATVVAKAAEPGIVGAAARLGVPLRTHAAEALAGVLVPNPSGAPDAAVGTPSVAEAAALIEADELVVTKTASTRRTGRKGAVTCAVARRIPATLMAPDRKSSTPTVTDGADPFTMAAMNPPTKHVESAGPDLRHHGDAEVRDRNLTDLAVNVRTQTPPEWLRQRIAASLVSLASYPDGAQAREAVAGRHGLPVDRVLLTAGAAEAFVLIARALPARHPVVVHPQFTEPEAALRAAGHEVGRVLLRAEDGFRLDPAAVPEEADLVVVGNPTNPTSVLHPAALLEQLARPGRTLVVDEAFMDVVPGEREALCGRTDIPGLVVLRSLTKTWGLAGLRIGYVLADPVTIALLAEAQPLWPVSSPALAAAEACMEPRALVEAAEAADRITVDRAHLLAGLAEFGEVRAVEPAQGPFVLLRMERAAEVRERLRLLGFAARRGDTFPGLGPEWLRLAVRDRVTTNRFLQALDQALQALPGRPLR; encoded by the coding sequence ATGACCGGAGCAGCCGCCGCCCCCCTCCCCGTGCCCGTCACCGGGACGCTCGTCGTCGGGGTCGGTGCCCGCCGCGGCGCCCCGCTCGACGAGGTGCTCGGTCTGATCGAGGAGACCCTGCGGGCCGCCGGACTGCGGATAGCCGATGTCGTGGAGCTGGCGACCGTCGTGGCCAAGGCCGCCGAGCCGGGGATCGTCGGGGCCGCGGCGCGGCTCGGGGTGCCGCTGCGGACCCATGCGGCCGAGGCGCTGGCCGGGGTCCTCGTACCGAACCCCTCGGGTGCGCCGGACGCGGCCGTGGGTACGCCTTCGGTCGCGGAGGCCGCCGCGCTGATCGAGGCGGACGAACTGGTGGTCACGAAGACGGCATCGACGCGCCGGACGGGCCGGAAGGGGGCGGTGACCTGTGCGGTGGCCCGACGAATTCCGGCCACCCTCATGGCTCCTGACCGGAAAAGTTCCACCCCGACGGTGACGGACGGGGCGGACCCCTTCACCATGGCAGCCATGAATCCCCCCACGAAGCACGTCGAGAGCGCCGGGCCCGATCTCCGGCACCACGGTGACGCGGAGGTACGCGACCGGAATCTGACCGACCTCGCGGTCAACGTACGCACCCAGACGCCGCCGGAGTGGCTGCGGCAGCGGATAGCGGCATCGCTCGTCTCCCTGGCCTCGTACCCGGACGGCGCGCAGGCCCGGGAGGCGGTCGCCGGGCGGCACGGGCTGCCGGTGGACCGGGTCCTGCTGACGGCGGGCGCGGCGGAGGCGTTCGTCCTGATCGCCCGCGCGCTGCCCGCCAGGCATCCGGTCGTCGTGCACCCGCAGTTCACCGAGCCGGAGGCGGCGCTGCGGGCGGCCGGGCACGAGGTGGGCCGGGTGCTGCTCCGCGCCGAGGACGGCTTCCGGCTGGATCCGGCGGCGGTGCCCGAGGAAGCGGATCTGGTGGTGGTCGGCAATCCGACCAACCCGACCTCCGTGCTCCATCCGGCCGCCCTCCTGGAGCAACTGGCGCGCCCCGGACGGACGCTGGTGGTCGACGAGGCGTTCATGGATGTGGTTCCCGGCGAGCGCGAGGCGCTGTGCGGGCGTACCGACATCCCCGGGCTCGTCGTCCTGCGCAGCCTCACCAAGACCTGGGGGCTCGCGGGCCTGCGGATCGGCTATGTGCTGGCCGACCCGGTCACCATCGCTCTGCTGGCCGAGGCGCAGCCGCTGTGGCCGGTGTCCTCCCCGGCGCTGGCGGCGGCCGAGGCGTGCATGGAGCCCCGGGCGCTGGTCGAGGCGGCCGAGGCGGCGGACCGGATCACGGTGGACCGTGCCCATCTGCTGGCGGGGCTCGCGGAGTTCGGTGAGGTGCGGGCGGTCGAGCCGGCCCAGGGGCCGTTCGTCCTGCTGCGGATGGAGCGGGCGGCCGAGGTACGGGAGCGGCTGCGGCTGCTGGGCTTCGCCGCGCGGCGCGGGGACACGTTCCCGGGTCTGGGGCCCGAGTGGCTGCGGCTGGCGGTACGCGACCGGGTGACGACCAACCGTTTCCTCCAGGCGCTCGATCAGGCTCTCCAGGCGCTGCCCGGGAGACCTTTGCGCTGA
- the eno gene encoding phosphopyruvate hydratase, with protein MSAKAVGTIDAAIETVTARRIIDSRGNPTVEVDVVLADGSLGRAAVPSGASTGAREAVELRDGDSTRWHGKGVDRAVAHVDGEIAASVRGRDAADQAGLDAALVALDGTATKSRLGANAILGVSLAAAKAAAAAHRQPLYRYLGGAAAHLLPLPMMNIVNGGAHADNPLDFQEFMIAPVGADTFAEAVRMGSEVFHTLRRDLLAAGHSTGVGDEGGFAPALRTAEEALDFVMTAIERTGYRPGADIGLIMDPASSEFFRDGVYDYAGEGVRRTPSENADYLAGLIDAYPVLSIEDPMAENDLDGWRELTARVGDRCQLTGDDVFCTDVTLLREGIRTGVGNSVLVKVNQIGTLTEALAAVDTAHRAGWTAVMSHRSGETEDTTIADLAVATGCGQIKTGSLSRSDRTAKYNQLIRIEEELGDSARFAGRSALRRA; from the coding sequence ATGTCCGCAAAGGCAGTCGGCACCATCGATGCAGCCATCGAGACCGTCACCGCCCGCCGGATCATCGACAGCCGGGGCAACCCCACGGTCGAGGTCGATGTCGTCCTGGCGGACGGGTCCCTGGGGCGCGCGGCTGTCCCCTCCGGCGCCTCCACCGGTGCCCGGGAGGCCGTCGAACTGCGCGACGGAGACTCCACGCGCTGGCACGGCAAGGGCGTCGACCGCGCGGTGGCCCACGTCGACGGGGAGATCGCGGCGTCCGTACGCGGCCGGGACGCGGCGGACCAGGCGGGTCTCGATGCCGCGCTGGTCGCCCTCGACGGCACCGCCACGAAGTCCCGGCTCGGCGCCAACGCGATCCTCGGCGTTTCCCTCGCCGCCGCCAAGGCCGCCGCGGCGGCCCACCGGCAGCCCCTCTACCGCTACCTCGGCGGCGCCGCCGCCCACCTCCTGCCGCTGCCGATGATGAACATCGTCAACGGCGGCGCCCACGCCGACAATCCGCTGGATTTCCAGGAGTTCATGATCGCGCCCGTGGGTGCGGACACCTTCGCCGAAGCCGTCCGCATGGGCAGTGAGGTCTTCCACACCCTGCGCCGCGACCTGCTGGCCGCCGGGCACTCCACGGGCGTCGGTGACGAGGGCGGCTTCGCGCCCGCGCTGCGTACCGCCGAGGAGGCGCTCGACTTCGTGATGACCGCCATCGAGCGCACCGGCTACCGTCCCGGCGCGGACATCGGCCTGATCATGGACCCGGCGTCGTCGGAGTTCTTCCGCGACGGGGTGTACGACTACGCGGGCGAGGGGGTGCGCCGTACTCCCTCGGAGAACGCCGACTACCTGGCCGGGCTCATCGACGCCTATCCGGTGCTCTCCATCGAGGACCCGATGGCGGAGAACGACCTGGACGGCTGGCGCGAGCTGACCGCCCGCGTCGGCGACCGCTGCCAGCTCACCGGCGACGACGTGTTCTGCACCGACGTGACGCTGCTGCGTGAGGGCATCCGCACCGGCGTCGGCAACTCGGTCCTGGTCAAGGTCAATCAGATCGGGACCCTGACCGAGGCGCTGGCCGCGGTGGACACGGCCCACCGGGCGGGCTGGACGGCCGTCATGTCGCACCGCTCGGGCGAGACGGAGGACACCACCATCGCGGATCTGGCGGTGGCGACCGGCTGCGGTCAGATCAAGACCGGCTCGCTCTCCCGCTCCGACCGCACGGCGAAGTACAACCAACTGATCCGGATCGAGGAGGAGCTGGGCGACTCGGCGCGCTTCGCGGGCCGCTCGGCCCTGCGCCGGGCGTGA
- a CDS encoding MarR family winged helix-turn-helix transcriptional regulator codes for MPTSEAAAIAAELRTAMGKLTRRVKHEDRIPLGQVAVLGALDRDGAMTTSDLAADQRVRPQSMARAVGLLMEQNLITRRAHPTDGRKSLVELSDAGRAALEAERGRRAGWLAQAIEAELTDEERALLARSAALLERLATR; via the coding sequence ATGCCCACCTCGGAAGCCGCCGCCATCGCCGCCGAACTGCGCACCGCGATGGGCAAGCTCACCCGCCGCGTCAAACACGAGGACCGCATCCCGCTGGGCCAGGTCGCCGTGCTCGGTGCGCTCGACCGCGACGGCGCCATGACCACCAGCGACCTCGCCGCCGATCAGCGCGTACGCCCCCAGTCGATGGCACGGGCGGTGGGGCTGCTCATGGAGCAGAACCTGATCACGCGCCGGGCGCACCCCACGGACGGCCGCAAGTCGCTGGTCGAGCTGTCGGACGCGGGCCGGGCCGCGCTCGAAGCGGAGCGCGGCCGCAGGGCCGGCTGGCTCGCGCAGGCCATCGAGGCCGAACTCACGGATGAGGAGCGCGCGTTGCTGGCACGGAGCGCCGCCCTGCTGGAACGGCTCGCCACACGCTGA
- a CDS encoding SCO1860 family LAETG-anchored protein, producing the protein MNSNTFRLAALAVAAAPVALLAAVPAQAATATTTTTGEGRASAVVLRTALNVSLLNKTIEVPLKATLNEVQAPASAEKTALSVKVEGVDRGQPVSVLRADVATSEATVDKHKAQGYSNLAKARVHLPGLPLLPLIEVEKVTSKAVCEVGRKPVAESNVLGHVSVLGTKVTLTAGGTTRVAVPGVGEVTLDLSKTSTTSRTAAAAALQLRVSVNPLKLNVADVQGDVTLAEATCETPKRTQEPGGTDGGSGNGGSSGGGASDGGASGSGGSTGGGKGDGPDVKTQTGSDAGPAEENLAETGGSSATPYIAGGAALLLAAGAGATVMARRRTQG; encoded by the coding sequence TTGAACAGCAACACCTTCCGTCTCGCCGCCCTGGCGGTCGCCGCCGCTCCCGTCGCCCTGCTTGCCGCCGTCCCCGCGCAGGCCGCCACCGCGACGACCACGACCACCGGCGAGGGCAGGGCGAGCGCGGTCGTGCTCCGTACCGCACTGAACGTCTCCCTCCTGAACAAGACGATCGAGGTTCCGCTCAAGGCCACGCTCAACGAGGTACAGGCCCCCGCCAGCGCGGAGAAGACCGCGCTCAGCGTGAAGGTCGAGGGTGTGGACCGCGGGCAGCCGGTCAGTGTGCTGCGCGCCGATGTGGCCACGTCCGAAGCCACCGTCGACAAGCACAAGGCGCAGGGGTACAGCAATCTGGCGAAGGCCCGGGTGCATCTGCCCGGACTGCCGCTGCTCCCGCTCATCGAGGTCGAGAAGGTCACCTCCAAGGCGGTCTGCGAGGTCGGCAGGAAGCCGGTCGCGGAGTCGAACGTGCTGGGCCATGTGTCGGTCCTCGGCACGAAGGTCACGCTCACCGCGGGCGGCACGACCCGGGTGGCGGTGCCGGGCGTCGGCGAGGTGACCCTGGACCTGTCGAAGACCAGCACCACCTCGCGGACCGCGGCGGCGGCGGCGCTCCAGCTCCGGGTCTCCGTGAACCCGCTCAAGCTCAACGTCGCGGATGTGCAGGGTGACGTCACGCTGGCCGAGGCGACCTGCGAGACGCCGAAGAGGACGCAGGAGCCGGGCGGTACCGACGGCGGTTCGGGCAACGGTGGTTCCAGCGGCGGTGGCGCGAGCGACGGCGGTGCGTCGGGCAGTGGCGGCTCGACGGGCGGCGGCAAGGGTGACGGTCCGGATGTGAAGACCCAGACCGGCTCCGACGCGGGCCCGGCCGAGGAGAACCTCGCCGAGACCGGTGGCAGCTCCGCCACGCCGTACATCGCGGGCGGCGCGGCGCTGCTGCTGGCGGCCGGCGCCGGAGCGACGGTGATGGCCCGCAGGCGCACCCAGGGCTGA
- a CDS encoding amidohydrolase family protein, translating to MSDQEQRVLRVKGRVLVGPDEIRDELWAVGGRITYERPPGADDAVTVDGWALPGLVDAHCHVGLDRHGPVDAATSEKQALTDREAGTLLIRDAGSPSDTRWIDDREDLPKIIRAGRHIARTRRYIRNYAHEIEPGDLVAYVAGEARRGDGWVKLVGDWIDRDDGDLTACWPRGEVEAAIAEAHRLGARVTAHCFAEEALRDLVEAGIDCIEHATGLTEETIPLFAERGVAIVPTLVNIATFPDLAAGGEAKFPRWSAHMRRLYERRYDTVRAAYDAGIPVYVGTDAGGSLAHGLVAAEVAELVKAGIPPREALAATAWGARRWLGRPVLEEGAPADLVVYDEDPRADVRVLAAPRHVVLNGRVIG from the coding sequence ATGAGTGATCAGGAGCAGCGGGTGCTGCGGGTGAAGGGGCGGGTGCTCGTCGGTCCGGACGAGATCCGGGACGAGCTGTGGGCCGTGGGCGGGCGGATCACGTACGAGCGGCCACCGGGCGCGGACGACGCGGTGACGGTCGACGGGTGGGCGCTGCCCGGTCTGGTCGACGCGCACTGCCATGTGGGCCTCGACCGGCACGGCCCCGTCGACGCGGCGACGAGTGAGAAGCAGGCGCTCACGGACCGGGAGGCCGGCACACTGCTGATCCGGGACGCCGGATCGCCGTCCGACACCCGCTGGATCGACGACCGTGAGGACCTGCCGAAGATCATCAGGGCCGGCCGGCACATCGCCAGGACCCGCCGGTACATCCGTAACTACGCCCATGAGATCGAGCCGGGCGACCTGGTCGCCTACGTCGCCGGGGAGGCCCGGCGCGGGGACGGCTGGGTGAAGCTGGTGGGTGACTGGATCGACCGGGACGACGGTGATCTGACCGCCTGCTGGCCGCGCGGCGAGGTCGAGGCGGCCATCGCCGAGGCGCACCGGCTGGGCGCCCGCGTCACCGCGCACTGCTTCGCCGAGGAGGCGCTGCGCGATCTGGTGGAGGCCGGGATCGACTGCATCGAGCATGCGACCGGCCTGACCGAGGAGACGATTCCGCTCTTCGCCGAACGCGGTGTGGCGATCGTTCCGACGCTGGTCAACATCGCCACCTTCCCCGATCTCGCGGCGGGCGGCGAGGCCAAGTTCCCTCGCTGGTCCGCCCATATGCGCCGACTGTACGAGCGCCGCTACGACACCGTGCGTGCCGCGTACGACGCCGGGATCCCGGTCTACGTCGGAACCGACGCGGGCGGCTCGCTGGCCCACGGTCTGGTGGCGGCCGAGGTCGCCGAACTGGTGAAGGCCGGCATTCCGCCCCGCGAGGCCCTCGCCGCGACGGCCTGGGGCGCCCGGCGCTGGCTGGGGCGGCCGGTTCTGGAGGAGGGCGCCCCGGCGGATCTGGTCGTGTACGACGAGGATCCGCGCGCGGACGTACGGGTGCTGGCCGCGCCCCGCCACGTCGTGCTGAACGGGCGCGTGATCGGGTGA
- a CDS encoding pyridoxal-phosphate-dependent aminotransferase family protein, producing MTHPFLDLAPLTAAHFAAIERRVAGLLATQQDIVIMQGEALLPLEGCIRGGARPGSTALNIVTGPYGQTFGNWLRDCGARVVDLSVPFHAAVTADQVAQALAAHPEIDFVSLVHAEAATGNTNPVAEIGEVVRAHGALFMLDAVASVGAEPLLPDVWGVDLCVIGAQKAMGGPAGVSAVSVSARAWERIAANPAAPRHSYLSLLDWKERWIDGGRKALPHAPAQLEMLALEACAERIEAEGLDALMARHASAAAATRAGAVALGGGLEPYVHEARDAAPVATTLRAPSGVDAASLVAQALAADPSLPLIAGGGALSKEMIRVNHYGVDATRGAVRSSLAALGAALADTGRRVDFEAARKAVSETWPSE from the coding sequence GTGACGCACCCCTTCCTCGACCTCGCCCCGCTCACCGCCGCGCATTTCGCGGCCATCGAGCGGCGGGTGGCCGGTCTTCTCGCCACGCAGCAGGACATCGTGATCATGCAGGGAGAGGCGCTGCTGCCCCTGGAGGGCTGCATCCGGGGCGGCGCCCGGCCCGGCTCGACCGCGCTGAACATCGTCACGGGCCCGTACGGGCAGACCTTCGGCAACTGGCTGCGGGACTGCGGCGCCCGGGTCGTCGACCTCTCGGTGCCGTTCCACGCGGCGGTCACCGCCGACCAGGTGGCGCAGGCGCTCGCCGCGCACCCGGAGATCGACTTCGTCTCGCTGGTGCACGCGGAAGCGGCCACCGGCAACACCAACCCGGTCGCGGAGATCGGTGAGGTGGTCCGGGCCCACGGCGCGCTGTTCATGCTGGACGCCGTCGCCTCGGTGGGCGCCGAACCGCTGCTGCCGGACGTGTGGGGCGTCGACCTGTGCGTGATCGGCGCACAGAAGGCGATGGGCGGTCCGGCCGGGGTGTCGGCGGTGTCGGTGAGCGCGCGGGCCTGGGAGCGGATCGCCGCCAACCCCGCGGCTCCGCGCCACTCCTACCTCTCCCTCCTGGACTGGAAGGAGCGCTGGATCGACGGTGGCCGCAAGGCACTGCCGCACGCCCCGGCGCAGTTGGAGATGCTGGCGCTGGAGGCGTGTGCGGAGCGGATCGAGGCCGAGGGCCTGGACGCGCTGATGGCCCGCCACGCCTCGGCCGCGGCGGCGACCCGGGCCGGTGCGGTGGCGCTCGGCGGCGGTCTGGAGCCGTACGTGCACGAGGCGCGGGACGCGGCTCCGGTCGCCACGACGCTGCGCGCCCCGTCGGGGGTCGACGCCGCCTCGCTGGTCGCGCAGGCACTGGCGGCGGACCCCTCGCTGCCGCTCATCGCGGGCGGCGGGGCGCTGTCCAAGGAGATGATCCGGGTCAATCACTACGGGGTGGACGCGACGCGGGGTGCGGTGCGCTCCTCGCTCGCTGCCCTGGGGGCGGCGCTGGCCGATACGGGCCGGCGGGTCGACTTCGAAGCTGCCCGCAAGGCCGTTTCGGAAACCTGGCCGAGCGAATAG
- the ectA gene encoding diaminobutyrate acetyltransferase: MTAAPADFARARSEFLSIDTPRVEDGAAIWRIARDSEVLDLNSSYSYLLWCRDFAATSVVARDENGEPIAFVTGYIRPDRPETLVVWQVAVDHGHRGKGLAATLLDALTTRVAADQGLALVETTITPDNTASDRLFTSYAQRHDVSLEREVLFDGGLFPEETHLPEVLYRIGPFHA, from the coding sequence ATGACCGCCGCACCAGCAGATTTTGCCCGTGCCCGAAGTGAATTCCTCAGTATCGACACCCCGCGAGTGGAGGACGGAGCCGCGATCTGGCGCATTGCCCGCGACTCCGAGGTCCTGGACCTCAACTCCTCGTACAGCTACCTGCTGTGGTGCCGCGACTTCGCCGCGACCTCCGTGGTCGCCCGCGACGAGAACGGCGAGCCCATCGCCTTCGTGACGGGATACATCCGGCCGGACCGGCCCGAAACCCTCGTCGTCTGGCAGGTGGCCGTCGACCACGGCCACCGCGGGAAGGGCCTGGCCGCCACGCTGCTGGACGCGCTGACCACTCGGGTCGCCGCCGATCAGGGCCTGGCCCTGGTCGAGACGACCATCACCCCGGACAACACCGCGTCCGACCGGCTGTTCACCTCCTACGCGCAGCGCCACGACGTGTCCCTGGAACGCGAGGTGCTCTTCGACGGCGGACTGTTCCCCGAGGAGACGCACCTGCCGGAAGTGCTGTACCGCATAGGCCCGTTCCACGCCTGA